A window from Rhizosphaericola mali encodes these proteins:
- a CDS encoding RNA recognition motif domain-containing protein, with product MNIYVSSLSYSVNNDDLKELFEDFGEVVSANIINDKFTQRSRGFGFVEMPNIVSANKAINSLDGSKLDGRTINVSEAKEKEPRSNNYSNRVPSPFKSDRNKEISNNY from the coding sequence ATGAACATTTATGTATCTAGCTTAAGCTATAGTGTCAACAATGATGACCTAAAAGAATTATTTGAAGATTTTGGAGAAGTTGTTTCTGCAAATATTATAAATGATAAATTCACACAACGTAGTCGAGGCTTTGGATTTGTTGAAATGCCAAATATCGTTTCTGCCAATAAAGCAATTAACTCTTTGGATGGATCCAAGTTGGACGGAAGGACAATTAATGTTAGTGAAGCTAAAGAGAAAGAACCTCGTTCTAATAACTATAGTAATAGAGTTCCTTCACCTTTTAAAAGTGATAGAAATAAGGAAATCTCAAATAATTACTAA